A region from the Alnus glutinosa chromosome 5, dhAlnGlut1.1, whole genome shotgun sequence genome encodes:
- the LOC133868681 gene encoding non-classical arabinogalactan protein 31-like, producing MGFATRGFLLVQLSVLLLSFFSVFGLIPVDPPRHPPSHPPVHPPSHPPAHPPSHPPAHPPVKPPVHPPVKPPAHPPVKPPVHPPVKPPVKPPAHPPVKLPAHPPVKPPTPPPAHPPVHIPSFQPIPRFPRSFVAVEGVVYCKSCKYAGVGTLLGASPVSGATVKLQCNNTKYPAVVTAKTDKNGYFLITAPKIVTSFASHKCKVFLVSSPVATCSKPSNFNDGLRGSHLKPVKLYVSNKLLFVLYTVGPFAFEPTCPR from the exons ATGGGTTTTGCTACTAGAGGGTTTCTGCTGGTGCAGCTCTCAGTGCTCCTACTGAGCTTCTTCAGTGTGTTTGGTCTCATTCCAGTTGACCCACCGCGTCACCCTCCTAGTCACCCCCCCGTTCACCCTCCTAGCCATCCGCCGGCTCACCCTCCTAGCCATCCTCCGGCTCACCCACCAGTTAAGCCCCCAGTGCACCCACCGGTTAAGCCCCCAGCGCACCCACCGGTTAAGCCCCCAGTGCACCCACCAGTTAAACCACCAGTTAAGCCCCCAGCGCACCCGCCCGTTAAGCTACCAGCTCACCCACCGGTTAAACCTCCAACGCCCCCACCGGCTCACCCCCCAGTCCACATTCCGAGTTTCCAGCCTATTCCACGTTTCCCGAGGAGCTTTGTAGCGGTCGAAGGCGTTGTTTATTGCAAGTCCTGCAAGTACGCTGGGGTTGGCACCCTCTTGGGAGCCTCACCAGTTTCTG GTGCCACTGTAAAGCTACAGTGCAATAACACCAAGTACCCGGCGGTCGTAACAGCAAAGACCGACAAGAACGGCTACTTCTTAATCACGGCACCGAAGATCGTCACCTCCTTCGCTTCCCACAAGTGCAAGGTGTTCTTGGTCTCGTCGCCGGTGGCCACATGCAGCAAGCCGTCTAACTTCAACGATGGTCTCAGGGGTTCCCACCTTAAGCCAGTGAAGCTATATGTGTCTAACAAGCTTCTATTTGTTCTCTACACCGTTGGACCTTTCGCTTTCGAACCCACATGCCCAcgttaa
- the LOC133868823 gene encoding non-classical arabinogalactan protein 31-like, whose translation MGFATRGFLLVQLSVLLLSFFSVFGLIPVDPPVHPPSPAHPPHHGRHHHKHGHPPSLPPSHPPSEAPAHPPIHPGHRPRPRPRGPHTPIHPPVSAPAHPPAHPPVHTPRYPPVHPFPRSFVAVEGVVYCKSCKYAGVDTLLGASPVSGATVKLQCNNTKYPAVETAKTDKNGYFFITAPKTVTSYASHECKVFLVSSPVATCSKPSNFNDGLKGSLLRPEKPYVANKLPFFLYTVGPFAFEPTCPR comes from the exons ATGGGTTTTGCTACTAGAGGGTTTCTGCTGGTGCAGCTCTCAGTGCTCCTACTGAGCTTCTTCAGTGTGTTTGGTCTCATTCCAGTTGACCCACCGGTTCACCCTCCTAGCCCGGCTCACCCTCCGCACCACGGCCGCCACCACCACAAACACGGTCACCCCCCTAGTCTCCCTCCTAGCCACCCTCCGAGTGAAGCTCCGGCTCATCCCCCGATTCACCCCGGCCACCGCCCCCGTCCCCGCCCCCGCGGCCCCCACACTCCCATTCACCCACCAGTTTCGGCCCCAGCGCACCCGCCGGCTCACCCCCCAGTCCACACTCCGAGGTACCCACCTGTTCACCCTTTCCCAAGGAGCTTTGTAGCGGTCGAAGGCGTTGTTTATTGCAAGTCCTGCAAGTACGCTGGGGTTGACACCCTCTTAGGAGCCTCACCAGTTTCTG GTGCCACTGTAAAGCTACAGTGCAATAACACCAAGTACCCGGCGGTTGAAACAGCAAAGACCGACAAGAACGGCTACTTCTTCATCACGGCACCGAAGACCGTCACCTCATACGCGTCACATGAGTGCAAGGTGTTCTTGGTCTCGTCGCCGGTGGCCACATGCAGCAAGCCGTCTAACTTCAACGATGGTCTCAAGGGTTCCCTCCTTAGGCCAGAAAAGCCATATGTGGCTAACAAGCTTCCATTTTTTCTCTACACCGTTGGACCTTTCGCTTTCGAACCCACATGCCCAcgttaa